Within Mytilus edulis chromosome 10, xbMytEdul2.2, whole genome shotgun sequence, the genomic segment ATACTCAGCTTCCTCCTTAAAAACAAATGACCACCACATAGTGCTGaaagatcaatcaatcaatcatttatcGCTTGAAGTTAATTTAATGGGATCTTGTAGATTAAGGTAGAATTGAGCTTGATTCATATTGTTTAGCATATGCATAAGATGTGACTCCATCCACATTTAACTAATGAAACCAGAATATTAGAGTAGTAGATAGATTTAAGAGGATGTGGTCaggtgatatgagtgccaattgcaatgaaacaactctacatccaagtcataacttgtaaaagttaaccattataggtcgaagtaaggtcttcaacacagagctttggctcacactgaacagcaagctataaagggcccaagatatgacgtgtaaaaccattcaaacggcaaaaaccaacagtctaatctatataaaaaaacaagaaacccttatgaaccacatcaacaaacgacaaccactgaacatcagctggttcctgacttaggacaggttcaaACAAATACAGCGGGTTTGAACTTTTAATAAATAGCCAATCTTACGTTCTAACTTCCTCAGATGGATTTAGCTTTTTTTATTAGGTTTGTTTGGGTCACATATATAGCAACTTATGCATTCCAATATATATCAGATTTTGGTTTCTGACATCTTGGGTTTGAGCAATTCTGGTGAACGTTAATCAAGAAAAACATTTTGGATGTAGAGTTACTTTAATATTTAAAGTAAGATATGTAAGTCTGATCTGTGATTCTCTAATTCTGTTTAAACCTCTTAAATCACACAGAAGTTTACCTTGGTGAACAGCTGCACTACACATACTACATACTGTAAAAACTAAAgcctaattttttttacatttattaagaATTTTACTACTGACATACATGatatttaaggaaaaaaataatgcataaagACTAGCACTACATAGACTGATATAACTTATGTTGTATTCAATCAGACacatttcataaacaaaaaatgtaagaTGAAAagcataaatacaaaaaaaaataactagaaATTTGAAACGTCAAAAGTATCCTTTTTAAAAAGTTATGattgtatttaaaacaaatattgaacatTATAGaacataaaattaaattattgcactttcaatataaaacagaagatgtggtatgattgctgatgagacatctctccacaacagaccaaatgacacagaaattatagtcatattaatttaaaaataggTTTGTTTTTAACTTCATCATGATTTATCATCTATAGatgataaaatatacaaaattcatgttgtaaaaattatattgtttatttaacattCATTTTATGATGGAGAGTCCctatataattcatattatttatcatttaaaacaaataaggcCTGTATTTGTAGTAGACTAAAACACAAGCATTGCCATCTTTAAAGCAcattgtaaaatatcaaatacTTGTAAAAGTTTGATATTAGTTCAGTATGATATATACAATCTGTTAAACACTATTTAACTCATAGAATttcataaaaagataaatgaaaaagcACTAAAATTGTTTCTCATAACAATACCAATTAAAActagttttttgttaaaaatctttataaaatcaATTAATATCAAAAATGcctaaaacatgaaataaacaaaCTGTATTAAAAGTTTCAATcaacaattttgaattaaaaactaTCAATGTTTGTCATTATAAAACAGTTGTTGCAGCAAAATgaataatctaaaacaaactgagcACTAAACTGATAAAACTAGCACAGACATTACAAGTTCTGTTTTAACGCATTATGCCTCCAAATTACATATTTTACATCCTGCTTTCTTAGCTATGCCCTCAGGACAACTGGTGCCCTTACCCCTGACTGGTACATCTTCAAACAAAAACCCTCCTTGCTGGTACTTGATAGCATTAAGATCTATGTTTTCAGTATAAAAAAGTTCCACATGAACATTTGTTGTGACAAACACACTCCACTCACCATGCTCCAGAACAAGCTTGATGAATGGGTTGTCATATTGATTGACCATAAGCAGTCGTCCCCGACAGTATTTATCAGCACTTGAGTTGGCTTCTGTGATCACTAGGGTGACATAGTGAATGTAAAAGTTACAGTAGAAATCAGCAAAGTAGACATTAGATCTAAGATTTAACATCTTTGGTGCACAAACAAACATTCTACGGGTGCCAAATATTGATGTGGGAGGTGGTTTCAGGGTTTTGGATTCTAAGAGTGCGCTGAAGAACAATCCTTCCAAGTTTTTGTTGATGACAGAATACCTGTCTCCATTGTTGTCCTTCATATATTTCCTCATAATACCATTACTTTTCCAGAATATATCCTCAAAGTATTCTCTTGGTTTGTTTCTGTAGAAGAATCTTATTGGGGCCATTATGTTGACTCTCCCAACAAATTGTCTTCCCATATTGTATAGCTTTTGCAGTTCTGTTTTTGTCATGTCTGAAATTAAAGGTAAAATGAAGGATCTAGTAAAATTGCCATCAATTCCTTTAAAGATGAGCCATAATGTCAAATTGAgttgttatcttttttaaaacaagaataaaCAAGAATAATTAGTgtaattgtttagaaaatatgGAAACATTTGTTTTGAAAAGGTTAACCTTATTAAGATTTCATGTTTGTTGTGCTTAGAAATTAGAAAGTCAAAATGAATGCACATCTTGTCTGGTCATAGCGAAACTTAAAACCTAAATTTCATAGATTACATTTTAACATAGCATGTGTTTGGTGGTCATGTGaatgttacaaataaaaaaatactatggATTCAGGAAAACTAACAATAATGGATTttaaatttcatggttttgtcgaagtctgcatacaacccTATAGAACATATGatattcattgaatatttaattttgtggttcaacTTAAAATCAAGTGTACCCACAAAATTCACAAAAGTTGGTATACAAGTACATAATCCTAAGTGTATAAAATCATATTCTTACATGCAGTAAAAGTGTGTATCTTTGATGTTCTGAACAGCTGGTAATTCTTTGTAAATGCCACTCCAGACAGTGATTTACATCTGAAACTGAGTACATGATCCCGAGAGCTGGAGGTACACCCATAGTATGTCATGCATCTGTACTGAGAACATGGCTTCAGCAGAAATGGGATACTCTTAAACCTCCAGATATTTTCTGTAAAGAAGAAATAAACTTCTTCTGATTCCTTGTCCTGCAGGATGATGAATTTAGAAGTGTGTTTTCTACTTGATGGTTCAGTCTTTATCCAGTATTTGGAACCTAATCTGTGTTTAACAGCTATCTCTGCTCCTTTCTAAAcacagaaataaatataaaagaactgaataaaattgtaaacaaagAATAAAAATCCCATGTATCAACCATTTTTTCCTCCAATTTAAATCACCTTTATGAATAGATGTTCTaacaatatacattttttgtgtACCATGAAaagttatctattcgtttgatgtgattgagcttttggttttgccatttgattagggaatttttgtttgaattttccttcagagttcaggatttttataattttacttttgaGAAAGTCAGAAATGTAGTATGAAATTGatctttgaaaaatatctataaaaaaaaatactttaataagaattttcttttaaaaagatatattcctttttttttgccctttttgtttttatttaccaTTGCAAAAagtttagtacatgtatattcCTGTAGAgcagaaaacaaaactttaaattttacttatttatgtcatttatgaacaaattagaaCTTTATTAGTCTTGAAAAATTtactatttgatattttataataaaatgtatgatGTAAAAATAATGGTATCTAAACTTACATTATCTGCCAAGTCAAACAACTTTGAACCACAAAGGGATCCTTTACTCTCTGTGAGATTCAGTTCCATGCTtgacatttctgaaaaaaaatatgtaataaaaataatgatgTTGTTGTAATAAAACCAATTCCACACATTATTAATTTGTTCCTGATGAATTTTTCTTAGATTATTCAAAAAGAAGACCTAAGAACACTATATGATATATCTCC encodes:
- the LOC139490904 gene encoding phytanoyl-CoA hydroxylase-interacting protein-like isoform X2 — its product is MVLNLISIMNKDQVEELEACENTDFSKWELQCPENVDSLFIMVTSKDNTCIKVLDLDPNNKNLYLDLNTDQDTLPLTLMLIGLQTVTKGSQKYYVVRTEGYTEIKEEMSSMELNLTESKGSLCGSKLFDLADNKGAEIAVKHRLGSKYWIKTEPSSRKHTSKFIILQDKESEEVYFFFTENIWRFKSIPFLLKPCSQYRCMTYYGCTSSSRDHVLSFRCKSLSGVAFTKNYQLFRTSKIHTFTAYMTKTELQKLYNMGRQFVGRVNIMAPIRFFYRNKPREYFEDIFWKSNGIMRKYMKDNNGDRYSVINKNLEGLFFSALLESKTLKPPPTSIFGTRRMFVCAPKMLNLRSNVYFADFYCNFYIHYVTLVITEANSSADKYCRGRLLMVNQYDNPFIKLVLEHGEWSVFVTTNVHVELFYTENIDLNAIKYQQGGFLFEDVPVRGKGTSCPEGIAKKAGCKICNLEA
- the LOC139490904 gene encoding phytanoyl-CoA hydroxylase-interacting protein-like isoform X1; the encoded protein is MALFKHLNLTVPKHFDFQRICDFNQFSDLEVTIQNSRDQVEELEACENTDFSKWELQCPENVDSLFIMVTSKDNTCIKVLDLDPNNKNLYLDLNTDQDTLPLTLMLIGLQTVTKGSQKYYVVRTEGYTEIKEEMSSMELNLTESKGSLCGSKLFDLADNKGAEIAVKHRLGSKYWIKTEPSSRKHTSKFIILQDKESEEVYFFFTENIWRFKSIPFLLKPCSQYRCMTYYGCTSSSRDHVLSFRCKSLSGVAFTKNYQLFRTSKIHTFTAYMTKTELQKLYNMGRQFVGRVNIMAPIRFFYRNKPREYFEDIFWKSNGIMRKYMKDNNGDRYSVINKNLEGLFFSALLESKTLKPPPTSIFGTRRMFVCAPKMLNLRSNVYFADFYCNFYIHYVTLVITEANSSADKYCRGRLLMVNQYDNPFIKLVLEHGEWSVFVTTNVHVELFYTENIDLNAIKYQQGGFLFEDVPVRGKGTSCPEGIAKKAGCKICNLEA